From a region of the Streptomyces sp. B21-083 genome:
- a CDS encoding thiolase C-terminal domain-containing protein, with the protein MSRKVAIVGVALSDCGRVDDVTPYALHAQAARRALADSGLDREVVDGFASAGLGTLAPAEVAEYLGLRPTWVDSTSVGGSTWEVMTAHAADAIAAGHANAVLLVYGSTARADVKAGRRTGNLSFGARGPLQFEVPYGHTLIAKYAMAARRHMHEYGTTIEQLASVAVQARANAALNPEAMFRTPITVDEVLDGPVIADPFTKLHCCLRSDGGAAVLLVAEEFVRDCRTRPVWILGTGEHVSHVSMSEWPDFTVSPAAVSGRIAFERAGVRPSEIDFAEIYDAFTYMTLVTLEDLGFCGKGEGGEFVDAAKGRLRVAGGELPVNTDGGGLSAQHPGMRGLFLLVEAVRQLRGDGGARQVRTAAGGLPELGVASGTGGWFCSSATVVLGRG; encoded by the coding sequence TGGCCCTGTCGGACTGCGGCCGGGTGGACGACGTCACCCCGTACGCGCTGCACGCGCAGGCCGCCCGGCGGGCACTGGCGGACTCGGGGCTCGACCGGGAGGTGGTGGACGGTTTCGCGTCCGCGGGCCTCGGCACGCTGGCCCCCGCCGAGGTGGCCGAATACCTCGGTCTGCGCCCCACCTGGGTCGACTCCACCTCGGTCGGCGGCTCGACCTGGGAGGTCATGACGGCGCACGCGGCGGACGCGATAGCGGCGGGCCACGCGAACGCCGTACTCCTCGTCTACGGCTCCACGGCCCGCGCGGACGTCAAGGCGGGCCGCCGGACCGGGAACCTCTCCTTCGGCGCGCGCGGACCCCTGCAGTTCGAGGTCCCCTACGGCCACACACTCATCGCCAAGTACGCGATGGCGGCACGCCGTCACATGCACGAATACGGCACGACGATCGAGCAGTTGGCGTCGGTGGCGGTCCAGGCGAGGGCGAACGCGGCACTGAACCCGGAGGCGATGTTCCGGACGCCGATCACCGTCGACGAGGTGCTCGACGGCCCGGTGATCGCTGACCCCTTCACCAAACTCCACTGCTGCCTGCGCTCGGACGGGGGCGCGGCGGTGCTGCTGGTGGCAGAGGAGTTCGTACGGGACTGCCGTACGCGGCCGGTGTGGATCCTCGGCACCGGCGAGCACGTCTCCCACGTGAGCATGTCGGAGTGGCCCGACTTCACGGTGTCCCCGGCGGCGGTGAGCGGGCGGATCGCCTTCGAGCGGGCGGGAGTTCGGCCGTCCGAGATCGACTTCGCGGAGATCTACGACGCGTTCACCTATATGACGCTGGTGACGCTGGAGGACCTCGGCTTCTGCGGGAAGGGCGAGGGCGGGGAGTTCGTGGACGCCGCGAAAGGCCGACTGAGGGTGGCGGGCGGCGAGCTGCCGGTCAACACGGACGGAGGCGGGCTCTCTGCCCAGCACCCGGGAATGCGGGGCCTGTTCCTGCTGGTGGAGGCGGTGCGGCAGTTGCGCGGGGACGGGGGCGCACGACAGGTCCGTACGGCTGCGGGAGGCCTGCCGGAACTCGGGGTGGCCTCCGGCACCGGGGGCTGGTTCTGCTCGTCCGCGACGGTGGTGCTGGGCCGGGGGTGA
- a CDS encoding SbtR family transcriptional regulator has product MRHADDPGAALFTVLDGLVTDAVTKADLLDAIAHAGSEVRAPVDATSTDLHHVIGHLLTRARSVGTIRADIGIADLMAILSGILLAPHRANATTDPRLALAKLCDELRTGPDPGQRQARAQGQPRRQGQPRRQEQA; this is encoded by the coding sequence ATGCGCCACGCCGACGATCCGGGCGCGGCCCTGTTCACGGTCCTCGACGGGCTGGTGACCGACGCGGTGACGAAGGCGGACCTGCTCGACGCGATCGCCCACGCGGGCTCCGAGGTCCGGGCGCCGGTCGACGCGACCTCCACCGACCTCCACCACGTGATCGGCCACCTGCTGACCCGCGCCCGGTCCGTCGGCACGATCCGCGCCGACATCGGCATCGCGGACCTGATGGCGATCCTGTCGGGCATCCTGCTGGCCCCGCACCGGGCGAACGCGACAACCGACCCGCGCCTGGCGCTGGCGAAGCTGTGCGACGAACTGCGGACGGGACCGGACCCGGGGCAGAGGCAGGCCCGGGCTCAGGGGCAGCCCCGAAGGCAGGGGCAACCCCGGAGGCAGGAGCAGGCGTAA
- a CDS encoding Fur family transcriptional regulator yields MSDLLERLRGRGWRMTSQRRVVAEVLDGEHVHYTADEVHARAAQRLPEISRATVYNTLGELVSLGEVIEVATDGRAKRYDPNAHHPHHHLICSNCGTIRDVHPTGNPLADLPAEERFGFTVSQVEVTYRGLCGACA; encoded by the coding sequence ATGAGCGACCTGCTGGAGCGACTGCGTGGACGCGGCTGGCGGATGACTTCCCAGCGGCGTGTCGTTGCGGAGGTCCTCGACGGCGAACACGTCCATTACACGGCCGACGAAGTGCACGCCCGCGCGGCCCAGCGGCTGCCGGAGATCTCCCGGGCGACCGTCTACAACACCCTGGGCGAGCTGGTCTCCCTCGGGGAGGTCATAGAGGTCGCCACGGACGGCCGCGCCAAGCGCTACGACCCGAACGCGCACCACCCGCACCACCACCTGATCTGCTCCAACTGCGGCACGATCAGGGACGTCCACCCCACCGGCAACCCACTCGCGGACCTCCCCGCGGAGGAGCGCTTCGGCTTCACGGTGTCCCAGGTGGAAGTCACCTACCGAGGGCTGTGCGGGGCCTGCGCCTAG